A stretch of the Halomonas sp. BDJS001 genome encodes the following:
- a CDS encoding YeeE/YedE family protein: MSTTTVAAPQSYRVPLIATAAIVLGALLIGVVFDANIGLLMIVGGLFGMVLYHAAFGFTSAWRVFITERRGRGLRAQMVMLAIAVVLFFPALGAGSLFGNEVSGFVAPIGISVLVGAFLFGVGMQLGGGCASGTLFTAGGGNARMLITLVFFIVGSVIGSAHFAWWQSLPAFQPVSLVSVAGVSGGVAISLVLFATIAAFTWVMEKRRHGQLEQAPMVDKQGYERWLTGPWPLVAGAVALALLNFATLALAGRPWGITSAFALWGAKGFELLGGDVSQWGYWQSPGNAAALEASVWSDITTVMNVGIMLGALAAANLAGRFAPNFRIPLKSILAAVIGGILLGYGARLAFGCNIGAYFSGIASGSLHGWVWLVAAFAGNMFGVKLRPFFFSGVEGRKPTAKTS; this comes from the coding sequence ATGTCTACAACGACGGTTGCTGCGCCGCAGAGCTATCGCGTGCCGCTGATTGCCACGGCGGCGATTGTGTTAGGCGCGCTGCTTATTGGGGTTGTCTTTGACGCCAATATTGGTCTGCTGATGATTGTCGGCGGGCTGTTTGGCATGGTGCTGTACCACGCGGCGTTTGGTTTTACCTCAGCGTGGCGGGTATTTATTACTGAGCGGCGGGGGCGTGGCCTGCGTGCGCAGATGGTGATGCTGGCCATCGCCGTGGTGCTGTTTTTCCCTGCCCTGGGGGCGGGCTCCCTGTTTGGCAACGAGGTGTCGGGGTTTGTGGCGCCCATTGGTATTTCTGTATTGGTAGGAGCGTTCCTGTTCGGTGTGGGCATGCAATTAGGCGGCGGCTGTGCCTCGGGCACGCTGTTTACCGCGGGTGGCGGTAACGCGCGTATGTTGATTACGCTGGTGTTCTTTATTGTCGGCTCGGTGATTGGCTCCGCGCACTTTGCCTGGTGGCAGAGCTTGCCCGCTTTTCAGCCAGTATCACTGGTCAGCGTCGCTGGGGTAAGCGGGGGAGTGGCCATTAGCCTGGTGCTGTTTGCGACTATTGCGGCGTTTACCTGGGTGATGGAAAAACGTCGTCACGGTCAATTAGAGCAGGCGCCCATGGTCGATAAACAGGGTTATGAGCGTTGGCTGACGGGGCCTTGGCCGTTAGTGGCGGGCGCGGTAGCGCTGGCGCTGCTCAACTTTGCCACCTTGGCACTGGCAGGTCGTCCTTGGGGAATTACCTCTGCGTTTGCGCTGTGGGGTGCTAAAGGCTTTGAGCTGCTGGGCGGCGATGTCAGCCAGTGGGGCTATTGGCAGTCCCCAGGTAACGCAGCGGCCCTTGAAGCCAGCGTATGGAGCGACATCACCACGGTAATGAATGTTGGTATTATGCTGGGTGCGCTGGCTGCCGCCAACTTGGCGGGGCGCTTTGCGCCTAACTTCAGAATTCCGCTGAAATCTATCTTGGCCGCAGTCATTGGCGGCATCTTGCTGGGGTATGGCGCGCGTTTGGCGTTTGGCTGCAATATCGGTGCTTACTTCAGCGGCATTGCCTCTGGCAGCCTCCACGGTTGGGTATGGTTAGTAG
- a CDS encoding tetratricopeptide repeat protein, whose protein sequence is MPHLIAISLLSLTLFLYSSPALAQPMNEALSAYTDDQVNADFDQLVARAKQGDSESQYQLGAMYRHGDGVSKNTNKAITWLRLATKQGHPDAQFMLAGMYYLGIGLPQSFSDAAELYFLAAEQGVPDAQYNLGVMYRDGEGVVQDFSKAIEWFQLAADQEVVDAYNNLAWLYYRGEGVPQSMSDALRLFTLAAENGHMGAQNQLGYMYANGEGVTQNEDTATEWYRRAAEQGDADAQFRVGYRYDTGLGVAQNSLKALGWYRQAAEQGHISAQFNTGIMYRDGEGVEQDARAAADWFRLAAEQGDADAQFELGYMYDFGAGIPPNPEKAMTWYRRAAEQGDVMAQFNLGAMYRYNPGVERDDHEAAHWYRLAAEQGDTDAQTMLGVMYQFGEGVPINRVLALQWYQQAAIQGNAMAQYNLGSMYLRGESIPESRSDAIRWFDLAARQGEPNAQFTLTLIYVESLGLLAGG, encoded by the coding sequence ATGCCTCACCTTATTGCTATATCACTTCTGAGTCTCACCCTTTTCTTATACTCCTCACCCGCATTAGCCCAGCCGATGAATGAAGCGCTTAGCGCTTATACCGATGACCAAGTTAATGCAGATTTTGATCAGCTTGTCGCACGCGCTAAGCAAGGTGATTCGGAGTCACAGTATCAGCTTGGTGCTATGTATCGTCACGGCGATGGCGTATCCAAAAATACTAACAAAGCCATCACGTGGCTTAGGCTCGCGACAAAACAGGGGCATCCTGACGCCCAGTTTATGCTGGCAGGGATGTATTACTTAGGCATTGGGCTTCCTCAAAGCTTTAGTGACGCGGCCGAGCTATATTTTCTTGCCGCTGAACAGGGTGTTCCCGATGCACAGTATAACTTAGGTGTTATGTACCGCGATGGCGAAGGCGTAGTACAGGATTTTAGTAAAGCCATAGAGTGGTTTCAGTTGGCCGCCGACCAAGAAGTGGTTGATGCTTATAATAACTTGGCCTGGCTTTACTATCGGGGCGAAGGCGTTCCTCAAAGCATGAGTGACGCCTTAAGGCTATTTACCCTTGCGGCTGAAAACGGCCATATGGGCGCTCAAAACCAACTGGGGTATATGTATGCCAATGGCGAGGGCGTTACCCAGAATGAGGATACCGCGACTGAGTGGTATCGCCGGGCCGCAGAACAAGGGGATGCCGATGCGCAGTTTAGAGTGGGCTACCGGTACGATACCGGCCTGGGCGTTGCTCAAAATAGCCTCAAGGCGTTGGGGTGGTATCGCCAGGCTGCTGAGCAAGGCCATATTTCTGCCCAGTTCAACACGGGCATCATGTACCGAGACGGAGAAGGCGTTGAGCAAGACGCGCGAGCAGCGGCAGACTGGTTTCGGCTGGCCGCCGAGCAGGGCGATGCTGATGCACAGTTTGAATTAGGCTATATGTATGATTTTGGTGCAGGTATTCCCCCAAACCCAGAAAAAGCGATGACGTGGTACCGTCGCGCCGCAGAGCAGGGCGACGTAATGGCTCAATTCAACCTGGGGGCTATGTACCGTTACAACCCAGGCGTTGAACGAGACGATCATGAAGCGGCGCACTGGTACCGTCTTGCCGCCGAACAGGGAGATACTGATGCTCAAACCATGTTAGGCGTTATGTACCAGTTTGGTGAGGGCGTGCCTATCAATCGCGTACTCGCCCTCCAGTGGTATCAACAAGCGGCCATTCAAGGCAATGCTATGGCCCAATACAATTTAGGCAGTATGTACCTTCGCGGCGAAAGCATTCCCGAGAGTCGGAGCGACGCCATTCGCTGGTTTGATCTTGCAGCCCGCCAAGGGGAGCCTAATGCCCAGTTTACGCTTACTCTCATTTACGTCGAATCACTAGGGCTTTTAGCAGGAGGTTAG
- a CDS encoding DUF2169 domain-containing protein codes for MRSPTGQPRSTWQVRVQVGSVYKRLIVRGPREFRWQLLGGWRVTDPTPVSEVPLDYRYAFGGHYSLPDEDAFTNFGSMKRGIEMTERDLPYPNKPVGVGGWLMFYIWVVCIILPFIFVVKILEFLREQDVVENADWFNYFLETVPYTSAFFVFCHLCMAVVLYASNKKITRYIVVLLIWLSGPLLNASLLAFCLAIMPPEAGEYFLAKRIPSSMFNLVWSVVWTLYFLRSKRVANTYCRDGKAIKNSAA; via the coding sequence ATGCGCTCGCCCACCGGGCAGCCGCGCAGCACCTGGCAGGTGCGGGTACAGGTAGGCTCGGTGTACAAACGCCTGATCGTGCGCGGGCCCCGGGAGTTTCGTTGGCAACTGCTCGGTGGCTGGCGGGTCACTGACCCCACACCGGTGAGCGAAGTGCCGCTGGACTACCGCTACGCCTTCGGCGGGCACTATAGCCTGCCCGACGAGGACGCCTTCACCAACTTTGGATCAATGAAGAGAGGGATCGAAATGACTGAGAGGGACTTACCTTACCCCAACAAGCCAGTAGGTGTAGGTGGTTGGTTGATGTTTTATATATGGGTTGTATGCATCATTCTTCCATTTATCTTTGTGGTCAAGATTCTAGAGTTTTTAAGAGAGCAGGATGTTGTTGAAAATGCTGATTGGTTTAATTATTTTTTAGAAACTGTGCCTTACACTTCTGCTTTTTTTGTATTTTGCCATTTATGCATGGCAGTTGTTTTGTATGCGAGTAATAAGAAAATTACGCGTTACATCGTTGTGTTGCTAATATGGCTTTCTGGCCCTTTGTTGAATGCTAGCCTTCTTGCCTTTTGTCTAGCGATTATGCCACCTGAAGCGGGAGAGTACTTTCTTGCCAAGAGAATCCCTTCTTCCATGTTTAATCTGGTATGGTCGGTTGTCTGGACTCTTTATTTTTTACGCTCCAAGAGGGTGGCTAACACCTATTGTCGAGATGGAAAGGCTATAAAGAATTCGGCAGCTTAA
- a CDS encoding Imm30 family immunity protein: protein MSEEALQEALKELERKIDGGEVQEIDRVISKITLFGSASSIKPLLCLLRDDALYDEGMYSLIHAAESFDDRTYTCELLDALPTMCHTSPAWASIVIMRVLNSDSARGQLTLQARNANQDAKKSLAWLLEQINNESPAFLSKTVAPLIAAKG from the coding sequence ATGTCAGAAGAAGCGCTTCAGGAGGCACTCAAAGAGCTCGAAAGAAAAATTGATGGTGGTGAGGTTCAAGAAATTGATAGGGTTATTTCAAAAATAACCTTATTCGGTAGCGCTTCGAGTATTAAGCCGTTGCTCTGTTTACTTCGCGATGACGCTTTATATGATGAGGGGATGTATTCACTTATTCATGCTGCAGAGTCGTTTGATGATCGAACCTATACTTGTGAACTTCTCGATGCTTTACCAACTATGTGCCATACCTCTCCCGCTTGGGCATCTATCGTAATTATGAGAGTTCTTAATAGCGATTCTGCGCGGGGGCAGTTGACGTTACAAGCACGGAATGCCAATCAGGATGCGAAGAAGTCTTTGGCTTGGTTGTTGGAACAGATTAATAATGAGAGCCCGGCGTTTCTCTCAAAGACAGTCGCACCTCTTATTGCCGCAAAAGGATAG
- a CDS encoding DUF4150 domain-containing protein — MSDNAHELAPMCVTPDGLCEEGDGPPGADSSTPRDTQGESPQGETLSGQARHAGNAEARWRALTSHPDFCQVGDKIVGFDSCATLGNPVNYSPNVITAGQRTYRVGDLCQGTEGNAGSGVGSGTSQGSGHVLFMTGHDNVKANGQPVVRDGSESMINCNAAGVGGAKGYVHTNTESVNSQPEESSEPLSEAERFQQQGEANLERVGELRDALNDNPNGKTAAEAEALYAEVQQLVGETRAQQDALMDALREGRISGNDYIESSFEVDEAANRAADMQQEAERQVRYSSSSGQSARAAGEFAAEVATPYGTYLDIKDTVQLWGEGRYLAASGMTLLTAVSVIPGVRLLRKADDVADVVRSTDRAGDAAGSANRGGTSSSNEGLRVEQNSTNMEGGGHNQLLPGEGDVAPYRVLQAAGTKGDNITPHHIPSASHMANHGVNRKDGISINMEQPTPGVGGRHRRTFTYGTRADSGMMPRDALAAGVRDARRIYQQDGLYDSYIRRQLQELVRQNKTTHPIIFRRGR, encoded by the coding sequence ATGTCGGATAACGCGCACGAGCTAGCCCCCATGTGTGTGACACCTGACGGACTGTGCGAAGAGGGCGACGGCCCACCCGGTGCTGACAGCAGCACACCGCGCGATACCCAGGGAGAGTCACCTCAAGGCGAAACCCTTAGCGGCCAAGCCCGTCACGCCGGTAATGCGGAGGCCCGATGGAGAGCGTTGACCAGCCACCCTGATTTTTGTCAGGTGGGCGACAAGATTGTGGGTTTCGATTCCTGTGCAACGTTGGGCAACCCCGTCAACTACTCGCCCAACGTGATCACCGCCGGGCAACGCACCTACCGGGTCGGCGATTTATGCCAAGGCACCGAGGGCAACGCCGGATCGGGGGTGGGCTCCGGCACCTCCCAGGGCAGCGGCCACGTGCTGTTCATGACTGGGCACGACAACGTCAAAGCCAACGGCCAGCCGGTCGTGCGTGACGGCAGCGAAAGCATGATCAACTGCAACGCCGCCGGGGTAGGCGGCGCCAAGGGCTATGTCCACACCAACACCGAAAGCGTCAACAGCCAGCCCGAAGAGAGCAGCGAGCCGCTCAGCGAAGCCGAGCGGTTTCAGCAACAGGGCGAAGCCAACCTAGAACGCGTGGGTGAGCTACGCGACGCTCTGAATGACAACCCGAACGGCAAAACCGCTGCTGAGGCAGAAGCCCTCTATGCGGAGGTGCAGCAATTAGTCGGCGAAACCCGCGCTCAACAAGACGCCCTGATGGATGCGCTAAGGGAAGGGCGCATCAGCGGTAACGACTATATCGAGAGTAGTTTTGAGGTCGATGAGGCTGCTAATCGTGCAGCAGATATGCAGCAAGAAGCCGAGCGCCAAGTGCGCTATAGCTCCTCATCCGGCCAGTCGGCCCGCGCAGCGGGCGAGTTTGCCGCCGAAGTTGCCACCCCGTATGGCACCTATTTGGATATCAAAGATACGGTACAGTTATGGGGAGAGGGCCGCTATCTCGCTGCATCTGGGATGACTCTGCTAACGGCAGTATCGGTTATTCCGGGGGTAAGGCTTCTACGTAAGGCGGATGACGTCGCGGACGTTGTACGGAGCACTGATAGAGCAGGGGATGCGGCGGGTAGTGCCAATAGGGGCGGGACGTCAAGTAGCAACGAAGGGCTGCGGGTAGAGCAAAATTCCACTAATATGGAAGGTGGTGGTCATAATCAGTTGCTGCCAGGAGAAGGGGATGTCGCTCCTTATAGAGTGCTTCAAGCTGCCGGTACTAAGGGGGATAATATTACTCCTCACCACATCCCTTCTGCTAGCCATATGGCAAATCATGGTGTCAATAGAAAGGATGGGATTTCTATTAACATGGAGCAACCTACACCTGGAGTGGGAGGTAGGCATAGGCGAACTTTTACATACGGCACGAGAGCAGATAGTGGCATGATGCCTCGAGATGCTTTGGCTGCAGGAGTCAGAGATGCACGCCGCATTTACCAGCAGGATGGTTTATATGACAGCTATATAAGGCGGCAGCTACAAGAGCTTGTTCGGCAGAACAAGACCACACATCCAATTATTTTTAGGAGGGGTAGATAA
- a CDS encoding DUF2169 domain-containing protein produces the protein MAQVINPTSFPHALYRKLGPGDQEYDVVVVRATYRFTEDNWPLFEASHQQPIRWHPTLEGDSDNLYAQVITDDRDVLLGKLSTEVHVHGTLRSPTGRPRSTWQVRVQVGPVDKRLIVRGPREFRWQLLGGWRVTDPTPVNEVPLDYRYAFGGHYSLPDEDALTNTLYYPDNPAGRGWLPSRADYKRVSSEVARYLKPDLNAVTRLPAPQLEDPDWLVTSPFDRPAPAGFGPIAPWWEPRVSYQGTFDDHWRTQRLPYWPEDFDYRFHHSAPADLVAPDYLRGDELMILTNCLANSRAITVGDRQRFRHRTRLPGIALQALTEHASGQRGNTPLALDSVVIDLDREDVSLTWRALFPLDDPLKQVRIRRTPLTATSSTGGARHVG, from the coding sequence ATGGCGCAAGTGATTAATCCAACGTCGTTCCCCCATGCGCTGTATCGCAAGCTCGGCCCGGGCGACCAAGAGTATGACGTGGTGGTGGTACGCGCCACTTACCGCTTCACCGAAGACAACTGGCCGCTGTTTGAAGCCAGCCACCAGCAGCCGATTCGCTGGCATCCCACGCTAGAGGGTGACAGCGACAACCTGTATGCCCAGGTCATCACCGATGACCGCGACGTGCTGCTCGGCAAACTCAGCACCGAAGTGCACGTGCATGGCACGCTGCGCTCGCCCACCGGGCGACCGCGCAGCACCTGGCAGGTGCGGGTGCAGGTAGGCCCAGTGGACAAACGCCTGATCGTACGCGGTCCGCGGGAGTTCCGCTGGCAACTCCTCGGCGGCTGGCGGGTCACTGACCCCACACCGGTGAACGAGGTGCCGCTGGACTACCGCTATGCCTTCGGCGGCCACTATAGCCTGCCCGACGAGGACGCCCTCACCAACACGCTCTACTACCCCGATAACCCCGCCGGACGCGGCTGGTTGCCGTCCCGCGCGGACTACAAGCGGGTATCCAGCGAGGTTGCCCGGTACCTCAAGCCCGACCTGAACGCCGTCACCCGGCTACCCGCGCCCCAACTGGAAGATCCGGACTGGCTGGTCACCTCACCCTTTGACCGTCCGGCCCCGGCAGGCTTTGGGCCCATCGCCCCCTGGTGGGAGCCCCGGGTCAGTTACCAAGGCACTTTTGATGACCACTGGAGAACCCAGCGGCTGCCCTATTGGCCCGAAGACTTCGACTACCGCTTTCACCACAGCGCCCCGGCGGATCTGGTCGCGCCTGACTACCTGCGCGGGGACGAACTGATGATCCTCACCAACTGCCTAGCCAATAGCCGCGCGATCACGGTGGGAGATCGCCAACGCTTTCGCCACCGCACCCGGCTACCCGGCATCGCCCTGCAAGCCCTCACCGAACACGCCAGTGGCCAGCGCGGCAATACACCGCTAGCCCTCGACAGCGTGGTGATCGACCTGGATCGGGAAGACGTTAGCCTCACCTGGCGGGCACTGTTTCCGCTCGATGACCCGCTCAAGCAGGTACGCATCCGGCGCACACCGCTGACAGCGACCTCATCCACCGGAGGAGCGCGCCATGTCGGATAA